One segment of Zonotrichia albicollis isolate bZonAlb1 chromosome 4, bZonAlb1.hap1, whole genome shotgun sequence DNA contains the following:
- the SLC6A13 gene encoding LOW QUALITY PROTEIN: sodium- and chloride-dependent GABA transporter 2 (The sequence of the model RefSeq protein was modified relative to this genomic sequence to represent the inferred CDS: inserted 1 base in 1 codon) — protein MKSVMSSTFRSCLRLSRRXAPRQRRPPGGMDYSVPGAVSNGEMVPTHPGMEKEKEEEEEEEQTLERGQWNNKLEYVLSVAGEIIGLGNVWRFPYLCYKNGGGAFFIPYLIFLFTCGIPVFLLETALGQYTSQGGVTAWRRICPLFEGIGYASQVIVILLNFYYIIVLAWALFYLFSSFTIDLPWGSCDHEWNTENCMELQKANSTFNVTSENATSPVIEFWERRVLKISDGIQHLGGLRWELALCLLLAWIICYFCIWKGVKSTGKVVYFTATFPYVMLIVLLIRGVSLPGAAQGILFYLYPDISRLGDPQVWMDAGTQIFFSYAICLGCLTALGSYNKYHNNCYRDCVALCFLNSGTSFVAGFAIFSILGFMAEEQGVPIANVAESGPGLAFIAYPRAVVMLPFSPLWACFFFLMVVLLGLDSQFVCVESLVTALVDMYPTIFRKKNRRETLILVVSILSYLVGLVMLTEGGMYVFQLFDYYAASGMCLLFVAIFETLCIAWVYGAERFYDNIEDMIGYRPWPLIKYCWLFITPAVCMATFLFSLIKYTPLTYNKKYVYPWWGDTLGWLLALSSMVCIPLWVVYKLSTIKGSLRERFRQLTCPLEDLPSRPGTEQPLPSTRAGLLMLTELESHC, from the exons GTGGGATGGATTACAGCGTCCCCGGTGCTGTCAGCAATGGTGAAATGGTGCCCACACACCCTGGcatggaaaaggagaaggaggaagaagaggaggaggagcagaccCTGGAGCGTGGTCAGTGGAACAACAAGCTGGAGTACGTCCTGTCTGTGGCTGGGGAGATCATTGGCCTGGGCAACGTCTGGCGCTTCCCCTACCTCTGCTACAAGAATGGTGGAG GTGCCTTCTTCATCCCCTACCTCATCTTCCTCTTCACCTGTGGGATCCCAGTGTTCCTGCTAGAGACGGCACTGGGGCAGTACACGAGCCAGGGAGGGGTGACGGCCTGGCGCAGGATCTGCCCCCTCTTTGAAG GAATCGGCTACGCCTCACAGGTCATCGTCATACTGCTGAACTTCTACTACATCATTGTCCTGGCCTGGGCCTTGTTTTATCTCTTCAGTTCCTTCACCATTGACCTcccctggggcagctgtgaCCACGAGTGGAACACAG AGAACTGCATGGAGTTACAGAAGGCAAACTCGACCTTCAATGTGACCAGTGAAAACGCCACGTCCCCTGTCATCGAGTTCTGGGA GAGGCGAGTGCTGAAGATTTCTGATGGCATCCAGCACCTGGGTGGTCTCCGCTGGGAGctggctctgtgtctgctgctggcTTGGATCATCTGCTACTTCTGCATCTGGAAAGGGGTCAAGTCCACGGGCAAG gtGGTATATTTCACTGCCACGTTCCCATACGTCATGCTGATTGTTCTGCTCATCAGGGGAGTCTCCTTAcctggggcagcccagggaatcctCTTTTACCTTTATCCAGACATCAGTCGCCTCGGAGACCCTCAG GTCTGGATGGATGCAGGCACTCAAATCTTCTTTTCGTATGCAATTTGTCTGGGATGCCTGACGGCTCTGGGCAGCTATAACAAATACCATAACAACTGCTACAG GGATTGTGTGGCCCTGTGCTTCCTCAACAGTGGCACCAGCTTCGTGGCTGGCTTTGCCATCTTCTCCATCCTGGGCTTcatggcagaggagcagggtgtGCCCATCGCCAACGTGGCTGAGTCAG ggcctggcctAGCATTCATCGCCTACCCTCGGGCTGTGGTCATGCTGCCCTTCTCCCCACTCTGGGCGTGCTTCTTCTTCCTGATGGTTGTCTTGCTGGGACTGGACAGCCAG TTTGTCTGCGTGGAGAGTCTTGTGACAGCTCTTGTGGACATGTACCCCACCATCTTCCGCAAGAAGAACCGCCGGGAGACCCTCATCCTGGTGGTCTCCATCCTCTCATATCTGGTTGGCTTGGTGATGCTCACAGAG ggtgggatgTATGTCTTCCAGCTCTTTGATTACTATGCTGCCAGTGGCATGTGCCTCCTTTTTGTGGCCATCTTTGAGACTCTCTGCATCGCCTGGGTCTATG GTGCTGAGCGTTTCTATGATAACATTGAAGATATGATCGGCTACCGGCCGTGGCCCCTCATCAAATACTGCTGGCTTTTCATCACCCCTGCAGTTTGCATG GCAACCTTCCTGTTTTCTTTGATCAAATACACCCCATTGACTTACAACAAGAAGTATGTGTACCCGTGGTGGGGAGATACTCTGGGATGGCTGCTGGCCCTCTCCTCCATGGTGTGCATCCCTCTCTGGGTTGTCTACAAACTCTCCACCATCAAAGGCTCACTCAGAGAG AGGTTCCGCCAACTCACCTGCCCACTTGAGGACTTGCCTTCCAggccaggcacagagcagccccttccctctaCCAGAGCTGGCCTCCTGATGCTGACAGAGCTCGAATCTCATTGCTAG